TCACGCCCGCGTCCTTGAGCTCGGCGATCAGCTCGGGGGACGGCGCGAGAGCGAAGGACGCGACGCGCACACCTTCGTCGATCACGACACGGACCCGGTCGCCGGCGTCCGAGGCGTCCGCGCGCAGATTCACCCCGAACGGCGCGTCGGTACGGGACTTGACCTCGCGTATCGCCGCACGCAGCCGGTCGACGGTCATCGTCGCGGAGGCCAGGATGCCCAGCGCACCCGCGTTCGCCGTCGCCGAGACCAGCCGCGGGCCCGCCACCCAGCCCATCCCCGTCTGCACGAGCGGGTGGCGGACCCCGACCAGCCGGGTCAGCGGCGTCTCCATCGCCGTCTCCATCACGCACCGACCTCCTTGGCGCGGGTGTTCGCCGGGTCGATGACCTCGCGGATGAGACGGAGTTCGGCGGCGGTGGGTTCGCGGGTCGGCGGCACGTCGTCCGGAACGACCAGGTCGAACGCGGTCGCCTCCCTGACCTGCTCCAGGGTGACTCCCGGATGGAGCGACGCCGGACGCATCGTGTGGTCGGGTGTGGCGAAGTCGAAGACGCCGAGGTCGGAGACGACACGAGGGATGCGGTGATACCGGGCGCCGCCCGCGTGGTCGTAGCCCACCCCGCACACCATGTCGACCTTCTCGACGAACACCCGCCGGGAATGCCTCGGGATCCAGTAACTGGTCGGATTGTTGAGCGTGTTGACCGGCGCCCCGCGCACCCCGAGCAGCTGCCGCTTCGGCCGCTCCCAGTCGCCGATGCACGAGATGTTCTGGTTGCCGAAGCGGTCGATCTGGCTCGCGCCCATCATCACGTGCCGTCGGCCGCCGGTGACCAGGGCCAGGTGCTGTCGGTACGGCAGCCAGCCCTCGGTGGTCCCGTCCGGGCGGACGAGCATCGCCTCGCCGTCGGTCAGCAGCAGGTCCGGCGAGAACGTGAGCCGTGCCAGCCGGGCCCCCACCGACGGGATCAGGCCCATCGGGCTCGCCAGGATCTCCCCCGCGTCGCGCCAGGCCTCGGCGCAGGCGATCACGCAGTACTCGGCACGGGTGGGCGGGAGAAGAGGTGTGCGGGTGGCTTCCGTCGCCGTCATGAGCCCTCCCCGACCGCCGACCGGTACGCGTGCTCGTCCCCGCCGAGGAACCGCGCCGCGAACTGCGGCCAGGGCGTGGTCGCGTACGTCTTCTGGAAGGCCTCGTCCCGGCCGTAGTCGGGCGCACAGGACGTGAAGTGCGCCCCGTTCGGGGCCTCGACGACACCGGTCACCGTGTGCCGCTTGATCAGCAGCGACTGCGGGGCCGCGTCCTTCGTCAACTCGGCCGTGTCGACGACCCGTTCGCAGGAGACGTACGCCGTGTCGGCCGCCTCGCAGAACAGGTCGTCGAAGTACGGGTCGGGCCCCAGGCACTGCCCGTTGCCCAGCCGGTCGGCGCGGTTGACGTGGACCAGGGCCGCGTCGAGCCGCAGCGCGGGCATGGCGACGAACGTCTCCCCGTCGTCGTACGGCGAAGTCACCGTCCGCAGGGCCGGGTTGACCCGCATCACATCCGAACCGATCCCGGCGCGCACCGGCAGGAAGGGCAGCCGGTTCGCGGCCGCGTGCAGCCCCCACATGAACATCGCCTCGTCGACCTCCATCAGCTCGAAGGCGCCGCGCTCCCGGGCCGCGCGGAAGTACGGTTCGAGGGGGATGGAGTCGAGGGTGGCGAAGGGGGCGACCAGCTTGCGGATCCGCCCGGCGGCGGCGAGCATGCCGACGTCCGGGCCGCCGTACGAGACGACGGTGAGGTCGGTGACGTCGGACCGGAGTACCGCCCTGACCAGGGCCATCGGCTTGCGGCGTGAGCCCCAGCCGCCGATGCCGAGGGTCATGCCGCTGTGCAGCCGGGAGACGACCTGCTCGGCGCTCATTGTCTTGTCGCTCACCTACGCCCCCTCCTCCGCCTTGCTGCCGAAGGTGTCACGGACCCGGTCGGCCACCCCGCTGAGGCCGGCCTCGAAGGTGAAGCCCTGCTCGAAGCGGTAGCCGCGGCGCACGTCGACCGGATCGATGCCGTTGATGGCGGCCTTGGCCAGGCGCAGCAGCTGCCCGTCCTTGGCGGCGATCTCGCGAGCCAACTCCAGGGCCGCGGCGCGTAGTTCCTCGCGCGGCACGACCCGCCACACCGAGCCGTGCGCGTGCAGCTCGGCCGCGGTCGCCGTGCGCGAGGTGTAGTACAGCGCGCGCATCAGATGCTGGGGGACCAGCCGGGCCAGATGGGTGGCCGCGCCCAGCGCTCCCCGGTCCAGCTCGGGCAGCCCGAAGGTGGCGTCCTCGCTTGCCACGATCGCGTCCGCGTTGCCCACCAGGCCGATACCGCCGCCCAGGCAGAAGCCGTGCACGGCCGCGACCACGGGCACCTCGCAGTCGTACACCGCGCCGAAGGCTTCCGCGCAGGCGTGGTTGGCGCCGATCAGCGCGCTGTGCCCGTCCCTCTGCAGCTCCTTGATGTCCACGCCCGCGTTGAAGCCGCGCCCCTCGGCCGTGATGACGACACACCGGACCCCCGGGTCGCGTCCCGCCGTCCGCACGGCGTCGGCCAGAGCGAACCAGCCTTTCACCGGCAGGGCGTTCACCGGCGGGAAGTCGACCGTGACGACGGCGATTCCATTTTTTCCGTCCCCCTTTTCCGGGGACGAGGTGGAGACACCCATGGCCGCATCAGCTACCTTTCCACCAAACGTTTGTTAGGTGAAGGGTAGCCGGGAATGGGGCTGGACGGGAAGGTCGTGGTCGTCACGGGCGGTACCCGGGGCGTCGGTGCGGGGGTGGCGAGGGCTTTCGCCGAGGTCGGCGCGGACGTCGTGGTCTGCGCACGCAGACCGCCCGAAGTGCCGCTGTCCGGTGCGGAGTTCAGCCCGCTCGACCTCCGCGACCCGGCAGCCGTACGGGCCTTCTTCGCGGCCCTGCCCCGCCTCGACGTCCTCGTCAACAACGCGGGTGGCACACCGTACCGACGGTTGACGGACGCGGACGCCGAGCGGCACGCGCGCGTGATCGAGCTGAACCTTCTCGCCCCCCTGACGGCATCCCTGGCCGCGTACGAGCACCTGAAGCGGGTGCGGGGCTCGGTGGTGATGATCGGCAGCGTCAGCGGCGGCCGTCCGTCGCCCGGATCGGCGGCGTACGGGGCGGCCAAGGCCGGGCTGGAGAGCCTGGCCCGCTCGATGGCGGTGGAGTGGGCGCCCGAGGTCCGGGTCAACACCCTGGTCGTGGGGATGGTCCGCACGGAGCGGTCCGCTCTCCACTACGGCGGCGAGGACGGCATCGCCGGCGTCTCCCGCACCGTCCCGCTCGGCCGCCTCGCGGAACCGTCCGACGTGGGCGCGGCCGCCGTCTTCCTCGCCTCCGACTCCGCCGCCTACATCAGCGGGGCGAGCCTTCTCGTGCACGGCGGGGGCGAGCGACCCGCGTTCCTGGACGCCGCAACGGTCAACAAGGAGGCATGACATGAGCCGGATGTGTGAGGGGCGGGTCGTGGTCGTCACCGGCGGGGGCCGGGGGCTCGGGCGCGCGCATGCGCTCGCGTTCGCGGCGGCGGGAGCGAAGGTCGTCGTCAATGATCTCGGGGTGGGCCTTGACGGCACGCAGGCCGCCGGTGGTCCTGCGGGGGACGTGGCGGTCGAGGGCCCTGCGCGGGGGGTGGCGGGTGACGGCTCTGCGCGGGGGGTGGCCGGCGACGGCCCTGCGCGGCAGGTGGCGGCCGACAGTCCCGGGCCCCGGGTGGCCTCCGACGGCCCTGCGCGGCAGGTGGCCGTCGAGGGCACCGCGCGGCAGGTGGCCGTCGACAACCCGGCCCGGCAGGTGGTCGACGAGATCCGCGCGGCTGGCGGCGAGGCGATCGCGCACGGCGGCGACATCGCGACCAGCGCCGGGGCGGCCTCCCTGGTGGCGGCCGCGCTGGAGACGTACGGCCGTCTCGACACCCTCGTCAACAACGCCGGCTTCCTGCGCGACCGGATGCTGGTCAACCTCGACGAGGACGACTGGGACGCCGTCGTACGGGTTCATCTCAAGGGCCACTTCCTCCCCCTGAAGCACGCGGCCGCGCACTGGCGGGCGGAGGCGAAGGCGGGCCGCACGCCGGTCGCCCGGATCGTCAACACGAGCAGTGGGGCGGGGTTGCTGGGCTCGCTCGGCCAGGCCAACTACAGCGCCGCGAAGGCCGGCATCGTCGCCCTGACCCTGGTCGCGGCGGCCGAGCTGGGCCGCTACGGCGTCCAGGTCAACGCGATCGCCCCGGCGGCCCGTACCCGTATGACGGAACGTACCTTCGCGGTGTCGATGGCGGCTCCTGACACCGGCTTCGACGCCATGGCTCCGGGGAACGTCTCCCCGTTGGCCGTCTGGCTGGGCTCGGCGGCGAGTGAGGGTGTGACGGGGCGGGTCTTCGAGGCGGAGGGTGGTCGGATCACGGTCATGGAGGGGTGGCGGGCGGGGCCGAGCACGGACAAGGGGGCGCGGTGGACGCCGGAGGAGGCGGGGGAGACGGCGCTGAAGCTGGTGGGGGAGGCGGGGGTGCCGGGGCCGGTGTACGGCGCGTGAGGGGTTCTTCGCGGCCCTGAACGGGCCTCGTCCTCAAACGCCGGACAGGCTAAGACAGCCCCTCCGGCGTTTGAGGAGCGGGGGTCCAGGGGGCGGAGCCCCCTGGCCGGGGTCGAAGGGGCGGAGCCCCTTCAGGATGGGACGGGTAGGGGCGGCGGGGGCGAAAACCCCTACGTGTCGCACTCCAGCACCGCCCGGCACAACCCACACCGCGCCCGAACCCGCCCCCGCACCGGCACCCGAATCCGCTGCTGACACGTCGGACACGGAAACGACACCCGCAACGGCCCCCGGCCATCCGGCGTGAACGCATACGGCACCCCCGCCTGCGCCCCACCCCCGCCCCCGCCCCGCTCCTGGGCATGGCGCCGATCCCGCGCGTACCGCCGCCGCCCCGCCCACCCCGCCGCCGTCAGCGGCGGCTGCTGCTCGTCGCGCCGGGCCTCGGCAAGGCCCTTCCCATACGCCGTGTACGCCTGCGGACTGGTGAACCACACCGACGGATCCTCGGCGAAGACCAGCGCCCGCTTGGCGAGCACGTACCCGAACTCCTCCGGCGTCAGATACCCCAGCTTCTGCGAGGACGCATCGTCCTCCCGGTAGGCGTCGAGAAGCAGCCAGCCTGCGCCGAGATACGTCGTCGCCGTGTCGGTGAGGATCTCGTTGTCCCGGATGCCGGGGAAGGACAGGTCGAGGCGGTGCAGGTACACATGCATCACCTCGTGGGCGAGGGCCGCCCCGATGTCCCGGCGATGGGTGCGGAAGCGGTCGTTCAGCTCGACGAAGTACTCGGGCCCGGCGGCGAGTTCGACGCTGGCCGCGTGGCTCATCTCGCGGAAGCTGACGACCAGCCGCGCGTCCGGCAGGCGGTAGTGCCGCACCAGTTCGCGGGCCACGCGCTGCGCGCCCAGATACAGGTCGTCCGTGTCGCAGAACGCCACATCGGCCGGCAGCACGCTGGTCGCGAACGTCTGGACGGTGTCGTACGACAGCCGTTTGTAGAGCGCGGTGATCGAGGCCCGCACCGTCTGAAGGTGTGGGAAGCCGTGCTGGACCGGTCCGCCGTTCGCCACGCCCGTACCCCCAAGACGCCTTGAACCCGATTCCACTCTACGGGGATGTGAGGGGTTTTTCCCCGGCGAGGTTCCATGCCCGGGGCGTGAGATCCGTCCTTGTCAAGCATGTCACCTGATCTTCATACTGCGGGCCGCTCAACACGCCATGAAAGGACGTACGTTGACCCTTAGCTCGCCGAAGAGAAGCGGCATAACCCTGGCCAAAAGAGCCGCGGCGGTCGGTGCCGTGGCCCTCGCGGTCGCCTCCCTTCAGCCCCTCAGCGCGAATGCCGCGTCCACCCGTGTCGTCGGTGGAACGCCCGCCGCGCAGAACGAGTTCCCGTTCATGGTCCATCTCTCGATGGGCTGCGGCGGGGCGCTCTACAAGAAGGACGTCGTGCTGACCGCCGCCCACTGCATGGACGGCTCCGGCAACAACACCAGCATCACCGTCACCGCGGGTGTCAACGACCTCGACTCCTCCGCCGCGATCAAGGTCAAGTCGAAGAAGGTCAAGGTGGCCCCGGGCTACAACGGCAGCGGCAAGGACTGGGCGCTGATCAAGCTCGCCCGGCCCATCGACAAGCCGACGCTGAAGATCGCCACCACGGACCGCTACAACCGCGGCATGTTCACGATCGCCGGGTGGGGCGACACGAAGGAAGGGGCCGGTGAGGGCACGACCAAGCTCCAGAAGGCCGCTGTTCCCTTCGTCGCCGACCGCATCTGCAAGCGCCACTACGGAAACCGGCTGGTGTCGAAGGAGGAACTGTGCGCCGGCTGGCAGAGCGGCGGCATCGACACCTGCCAGGGCGACTCCGGCGGTCCCATGTTCCGTAAGGACGACGCGGGCAAGTGGATCCAGGTCGGCATCGTCAGCTGGGGCGACGGCTGCGCCCGCACAGGTGTGCCCGGCGTCTACACCGAGGTCAGCACCTTCGCGAAGGACATCGCCCGCGCGGCGAACGCCCTGTAGGCGGCCGCCGCACCAGGGACCTTCACGAGTGCGTCAGACGGCCCGGAGGACCGGGGCACCCGCTTCACCGGACCCCGACCGGGCCGTCTCCGCCAGCTCCAGCATCCACACCTCGTTGCCGCCCTCCCGCAGTACGGGGCCCGGGACGTACAGCGAGTGCTGCGGGCCCGTGGACCAGTAACGGCCCAGACCGAAGCCGTTGATCCACACGAACCCGCGCGTGAAGCCCGGCAGCTCCAGGCGGGCGTCACCGGCACCCCGCACCGTGACGGTGCCCCGGTACAGCCCCGGGGCACCGTCCTCGGGCAGCTCCCGCGACGGCACCGCCCGGACCCGCTCGACGTCGTCCAGCGCCTCCAGTCGCAGCCCACGCGCGCGTACGTCGTGCAGATACTGCCGCTCGTGCAGCACGCCCCCGGTGATCCCCTTGGCTTCGCCCAGCCGCGGCCCGTAGTTGACCCGCCCCAGGGACTCCACCCACAGCTCCACGCGCGCGTACCCGGCGACGGGCTCCTTGAGGCTCGCGTCGTCCTCGGTGAGCACCCCGGCCCGCTCCCCGTCGACGTACACCACGGCGAGGTCCCGCAGCCCGCGCACCGTCAGCGGATACGGCTGCCGCGGCCCCGGCACCGTCACCTCGTACCGCACCAGGCCGCGCTCGACGCCCAGTTCCTCGAAGGTGGGCGGGACGGGCCCGGACGTCTGCGGGCCGCCCAGCGTCTCCAGTACGTCACTCAGGGGCGCCCAGTCGGTCAGAACCGCCTCGGCCGACGTGCCCAACGGGGCGGGCGCGGGCGGGACTTCGGGCAGCGGGCCCTCGGCGTACTCGGCGAGGACCTCGCGAAAGGCCCAGAACTTCGCCGTGGGGCGGCCGTGCTCGTCGATCGGGGCGTCGTAGTCGTACGACGTCACGTCGGGCTCCAGCGGCCCGTCGTGCAGCGCGCCGCCGCCCCGGTTGGCGCCCGCCCAGCCGCCGAAACTGGTGCCGCCGTGCGCCATGTACAGATTGACCGACGCCCCGCACTCCAGGATCTCCCGCAGGGCCGCCGCCGCGTCCCCGGGATCCCGTACGACATGCTCGCCGCCCCAGTGGTCGAACCAGCCGCACCAGAACTCCATACACATCAGCGGACCGTCGGGGCGGTGCCGGCGCAGCGTCTCGAAGGCCTCGCGCGCGTGGGAGCCGAAGTTCACCGTCGCCAGGACCCCGGGGACCGAGCCGCCGGAGAACATGTGGTCCTCGGGGCCGTCCGAGGTGAACAGCGGGACCGTGACGCCCTGCTCGCGCAGCAGGCCGGCCAGGCGGCGCGGATACTCGGCGTCCGAGCCGTAGCTGCCGTACTCGTTCTCGACCTGCACCATGATCACCGGTCCGCCGCGGTCGATCTGCCGGGGCACGATCTCGTGCCGCAGCCGCCGGAACCAGCTGGCCACATACGTCATACAGCGCTCGTCTCGCGTACGCGCGCGTGCGCCCAGCTCCGCCGTCAGCCAGTACGGCAGCCCGCCGTTCTCCCACTCGGCGCAGATGTACGGCCCCGGCCGCACGATCGCCCACAGCCCCGCCTCCCGCGCCGCGTCCAGGAAACGACCCAGCGCCTGCACGTCCCGGCTGTGCCCCGGTCTCGGCTCGTGCAGGTTCCACGGCACGTACGTCTCCACACAGTTGAGGCCCATCGCCCGCAGCATCGCCAGCCGGTGCCCCCACTGCGCCTCGTGCACCCGGAAGTAGTGCAGCGCGCCGGACAGCAGCCGCACCGGCCTGCCGTCCAGCAGGAAGTCCTCGTCCCCGACCGTGAACTCGCTCATGCGCCCACCCTCACCTCTGGCGGTGATCAGGTCCATGGACAAAGATCGGCGCTGCTTGGACCGAAACGACGCAGCCGCACAGAGGGGACCGCGGATGTACCACACCTGGATGCGGTTCTTCACGCCCGGCCCCGCCCACCACCGGCTCGGCCTCGTCTGCCTCGGCGTCGGCCTGCAGTACGGCGCCCTGCCCACCGTCGGCCCCCGCACCCTCGACCACCACGTCGCCGTCGTCATCAACGCGGGCGGCGGCTGGTACGAGGGCCCCGACGGCCGCCGTACGGCCGTCACCGCGCCCGCGCTGCTGTGGCTGACCCCCGGCGTGCCGCACCACTACGCGCCCGACCCCGGCACCGGCTGGGACGAGGGCTTCGTCGACTTCGCCGGGCCCGCCACCGCGACGTACACCGAACTCGGCTACATCGAACCGGACCGCCCCGTCGTGCCCCTCTCCGACGCCTCCGGCCCGCGTGCCGTGATCGGACGCATGGCGCGCGCCGCACGCCGCGACAACCCCCTCCTGGAGGTCGAGACCGGCGCCGCCGTCCACGAGCTCCTCGTCGCCCTGCGCCGCGCCCGAGCCGACCTCGCCCCCGACGGGGAGGCGGTCCTCAAGGCGCTGGCACGCGACGCGTGCCTGCCGCTGACGGTCGCCGAGCACGCCGCCCGGCACGGCATGACCCTCGCCGAACTGCGCACCGCCGTGCGGCGCGGCGCCGGCTGCAGCCCCAAGGACTATCTGCTCGGCATCCGCCTGGGCCGCGCCAAGGAACTCCTCGCCGCCACCGAGCTCCCCGTCGCCGCCGTCGCCCGCCGCGTCGGCTACGACGACCCCGCCTACTTCTCCCGCCTGTTCACCCGCCGCGTCGGCATGGCCCCGGTCCGCTTCCGCGACCAG
Above is a window of Streptomyces sp. DT2A-34 DNA encoding:
- a CDS encoding CoA-transferase subunit beta, producing the protein MTATEATRTPLLPPTRAEYCVIACAEAWRDAGEILASPMGLIPSVGARLARLTFSPDLLLTDGEAMLVRPDGTTEGWLPYRQHLALVTGGRRHVMMGASQIDRFGNQNISCIGDWERPKRQLLGVRGAPVNTLNNPTSYWIPRHSRRVFVEKVDMVCGVGYDHAGGARYHRIPRVVSDLGVFDFATPDHTMRPASLHPGVTLEQVREATAFDLVVPDDVPPTREPTAAELRLIREVIDPANTRAKEVGA
- a CDS encoding trypsin-like serine protease, producing the protein MKGRTLTLSSPKRSGITLAKRAAAVGAVALAVASLQPLSANAASTRVVGGTPAAQNEFPFMVHLSMGCGGALYKKDVVLTAAHCMDGSGNNTSITVTAGVNDLDSSAAIKVKSKKVKVAPGYNGSGKDWALIKLARPIDKPTLKIATTDRYNRGMFTIAGWGDTKEGAGEGTTKLQKAAVPFVADRICKRHYGNRLVSKEELCAGWQSGGIDTCQGDSGGPMFRKDDAGKWIQVGIVSWGDGCARTGVPGVYTEVSTFAKDIARAANAL
- a CDS encoding CoA transferase subunit A; protein product: MSDKTMSAEQVVSRLHSGMTLGIGGWGSRRKPMALVRAVLRSDVTDLTVVSYGGPDVGMLAAAGRIRKLVAPFATLDSIPLEPYFRAARERGAFELMEVDEAMFMWGLHAAANRLPFLPVRAGIGSDVMRVNPALRTVTSPYDDGETFVAMPALRLDAALVHVNRADRLGNGQCLGPDPYFDDLFCEAADTAYVSCERVVDTAELTKDAAPQSLLIKRHTVTGVVEAPNGAHFTSCAPDYGRDEAFQKTYATTPWPQFAARFLGGDEHAYRSAVGEGS
- a CDS encoding beta-galactosidase family protein — encoded protein: MSEFTVGDEDFLLDGRPVRLLSGALHYFRVHEAQWGHRLAMLRAMGLNCVETYVPWNLHEPRPGHSRDVQALGRFLDAAREAGLWAIVRPGPYICAEWENGGLPYWLTAELGARARTRDERCMTYVASWFRRLRHEIVPRQIDRGGPVIMVQVENEYGSYGSDAEYPRRLAGLLREQGVTVPLFTSDGPEDHMFSGGSVPGVLATVNFGSHAREAFETLRRHRPDGPLMCMEFWCGWFDHWGGEHVVRDPGDAAAALREILECGASVNLYMAHGGTSFGGWAGANRGGGALHDGPLEPDVTSYDYDAPIDEHGRPTAKFWAFREVLAEYAEGPLPEVPPAPAPLGTSAEAVLTDWAPLSDVLETLGGPQTSGPVPPTFEELGVERGLVRYEVTVPGPRQPYPLTVRGLRDLAVVYVDGERAGVLTEDDASLKEPVAGYARVELWVESLGRVNYGPRLGEAKGITGGVLHERQYLHDVRARGLRLEALDDVERVRAVPSRELPEDGAPGLYRGTVTVRGAGDARLELPGFTRGFVWINGFGLGRYWSTGPQHSLYVPGPVLREGGNEVWMLELAETARSGSGEAGAPVLRAV
- a CDS encoding SDR family oxidoreductase; the encoded protein is MGLDGKVVVVTGGTRGVGAGVARAFAEVGADVVVCARRPPEVPLSGAEFSPLDLRDPAAVRAFFAALPRLDVLVNNAGGTPYRRLTDADAERHARVIELNLLAPLTASLAAYEHLKRVRGSVVMIGSVSGGRPSPGSAAYGAAKAGLESLARSMAVEWAPEVRVNTLVVGMVRTERSALHYGGEDGIAGVSRTVPLGRLAEPSDVGAAAVFLASDSAAYISGASLLVHGGGERPAFLDAATVNKEA
- a CDS encoding enoyl-CoA hydratase family protein; the encoded protein is MGVSTSSPEKGDGKNGIAVVTVDFPPVNALPVKGWFALADAVRTAGRDPGVRCVVITAEGRGFNAGVDIKELQRDGHSALIGANHACAEAFGAVYDCEVPVVAAVHGFCLGGGIGLVGNADAIVASEDATFGLPELDRGALGAATHLARLVPQHLMRALYYTSRTATAAELHAHGSVWRVVPREELRAAALELAREIAAKDGQLLRLAKAAINGIDPVDVRRGYRFEQGFTFEAGLSGVADRVRDTFGSKAEEGA
- a CDS encoding AraC family transcriptional regulator is translated as MYHTWMRFFTPGPAHHRLGLVCLGVGLQYGALPTVGPRTLDHHVAVVINAGGGWYEGPDGRRTAVTAPALLWLTPGVPHHYAPDPGTGWDEGFVDFAGPATATYTELGYIEPDRPVVPLSDASGPRAVIGRMARAARRDNPLLEVETGAAVHELLVALRRARADLAPDGEAVLKALARDACLPLTVAEHAARHGMTLAELRTAVRRGAGCSPKDYLLGIRLGRAKELLAATELPVAAVARRVGYDDPAYFSRLFTRRVGMAPVRFRDQQGRTVPGGWSNQVPDPDDPPVIERTPL
- a CDS encoding SDR family oxidoreductase, encoding MSRMCEGRVVVVTGGGRGLGRAHALAFAAAGAKVVVNDLGVGLDGTQAAGGPAGDVAVEGPARGVAGDGSARGVAGDGPARQVAADSPGPRVASDGPARQVAVEGTARQVAVDNPARQVVDEIRAAGGEAIAHGGDIATSAGAASLVAAALETYGRLDTLVNNAGFLRDRMLVNLDEDDWDAVVRVHLKGHFLPLKHAAAHWRAEAKAGRTPVARIVNTSSGAGLLGSLGQANYSAAKAGIVALTLVAAAELGRYGVQVNAIAPAARTRMTERTFAVSMAAPDTGFDAMAPGNVSPLAVWLGSAASEGVTGRVFEAEGGRITVMEGWRAGPSTDKGARWTPEEAGETALKLVGEAGVPGPVYGA